In Mercurialis annua linkage group LG6, ddMerAnnu1.2, whole genome shotgun sequence, the following are encoded in one genomic region:
- the LOC126686234 gene encoding uncharacterized protein LOC126686234 — VLFDAGATHSFVSTCFAGKLGMAPSVLSEPLAVSTPMSEGVVVDVVYSSCPVVIQGRELCADLIVLDILSFDVILGMDWLSRHFASIDCRGKSVEFRIPGDLPFSFQGEKAETPKNLISAIKAKRMLGKGCQGFLAVVRDLETSSGDMHSVPIVNEFTDVFPEELPGLPPDRDIEFCIDVATVKNRYPLPRIDDLFDQLQGAKCFSKIDLRSGYHQLRIRDADVPKTAFRTRYGHFEFLVMSFGLTNAPAAFMDMMNRVFKPFLDQFVIVFIDDILIYSRNFSRISAPLTKLTQKGVKFEWTDKCEARFEKLKEILTTAPVLALPSGIDGFTVYCDASRIGLGCVLMQHGQVIAYASRQLKKHEVNYPTHDLELAASLKYIFDQRELNLRQRRWIELLKDYDCTIQYHPGKANVVADALSRKSSGSLAHISEIGRRPMVREWHSLIASGYGFQISQTGCLLAQLQVQPVLIDRIKAVQAEDPQLKRIIEEVQQDSNSEFTFQVKLEHQRPFGYLQPLPIPEWKWERIAMDFVVGLPRTRQGYDSIWVIVDRMTKSAHFLPIKVSYTASRLAQLYIDRIVSLHGVPVSIVSDRGSVFTSRFWKALQESLGSRLDFSTAFHPQTDGQSERTIQTLEDMLRMCVLDFRGSWDTQLPLIEFSYNNSYHASIEMAPYEALYGRKCRSPICWEEVGERKLSGAEIIQITSEKVPLIKRRLETAFSRHKSYADPKRKDIEFHVGDFVFLRVSPMKGVVRFGVKGKLAPRYIGPYEISERIGAVAYRLVLPPDMSLVHPVFHVSMLRKCVSDTSHVIVPQSVEIDQELSYEEQPVEIVDTQVRKLRNKEIPMVKVLWRNHSVEECTWETESDMRNRYPF, encoded by the exons gtgttatttgatgcgggtgcaacccattcgtttgtatctacatgttttgctgggaaattgggtatggcaccatctgttttaagtgaacctctagctgtgtctacacctatgtctgaaggtgtagtagtagACGTTGTTTATTCTTCctgtcctgtggttattcagggtagagaattatgtgctgatttgattgtacttgacattctttcttttgatgttatcttggggatggactggttgtcacgccactttgcttctattgactgtcgagggaagtcagtcgagttcaggattccaggtgatctacctttttcctttcagggagaaaaggcagagacacctaagaatctgatttccgccatcaaggcgaagcggatgttaggcaagggttgccagggttttcttgctgtggttcgtgatttggagactagtagtggtgatatgcatagtgttccgatagtgaatgagttcactgatgtgtttccagaggaattgcctggattaccacctgatcgtgatattgagttttgcattgatgtg gctactgtcaagaacagatatcctcttcctcgcatcgatgatctgtttgaccagttgcagggtgcgaagtgtttttccaagattgatttgaggtctgggtatcatcagcttcggatccgtgatgcagatgtgcctaagactgcttttcggactcgttatggacattttgagtttctggttatgtcctttggtctgacgaacgcaccagcagcgtttatggatatgatgaacagagtgttcaagccgtttttggatcaatttgtgatcgtcttcattgatgacatattgatctattctcgga atttctccagaatatctgcacctttgactaaactgacacagaagggtgtcaagtttgagtggactgacaagtgcgaggcgagatTTGAGAAGcttaaggagattttgactacagctccggttttggcattgccttctggcattgacggtttcacagtgtattgtgatgcgtctcggattggtttgggttgcgttctgatgcaacatggacaggtgattgcctatgcttccagacagttgaagaagcatgaggtaaattaccctactcatgatttagagttggcagct agtctgaagtatatctttgatcagagagaattgaacttgagacagaggaggtggatagagttgctgaaagactacgactgtactattcagtaccaccctggtaaggctaatgtggtagccgatgcgctgagtcgcaagtcttcgggcagcttggctcatatttcggaaattgggcgtagacccatggtgagagagtggcacagtttgatagcttcgggctatggttttcagatttctcagactggttgtttgttagcacagttgcaagtgcaacccgttttgattgatcggatcaaagctgtacaagctgaggatccacagttgaagcggattattgaggaggttcagcaggacagtaattctgagtttactttt caggtgaagctggagcatcagagaccttttggctatctgcaaccactacctattccagaatggaagtgggagcggattgctatggattttgttgttggtttaccacgtactcgacaggggtacgattccatctgggtgatagttgaccgtatgaccaagtcagctcatttcctaccgatcaaggtttcgtatactgcttcgaggttggctcagttgtacatcgacaggattgtcagtttgcatggtgtaccggtttctattgtttcagacagaggttctgtgtttacttcaaggttctggaaagcgttacaggaatccttgggttctcggttggatttcagtacagcttttcatcctcagactgacggtcagtctgagaggactattcagacgttggaggatatgctcaggatgtgtgttcttgattttcggggtagctgggatactcaattgccgttgattgagttttcttataacaacagttaccacgcgagtatcgagatggcgccgtatgaggctttgtacgggcgcaagtgtagatctcctatctgttgggaggaggtcggagagcgtaaactctcgggagcggagattattcagattacctcagagaaggtaccgttgatcaaacggaggttagagactgcttttagtcggcataagagttatgctgatccgaagaggaaagacattgagtttcatgttggtgatttcgtgtttcttcgggtttcgcctatgaagggcgtggttcgttttggtgtcaaggggaaattggcaccgaggtatattggtccttatgagatttcggagaggattggagctgtggcttatcgtctggttctaccgccagacatgtcgttagtacatcctgtgtttcacgtttctatgttgagaaagtgcgtttctgatacttcgcacgtgattgtgcctcagagtgtcgagattgaccaggagctgtcctatgaagaacagccagttgagattgttgatacgcaggtgcgtaaattacggaacaaggagattccgatggtcaaagttctctggcgcaatcattctgtagaggagtgtacttgggagaccgagtcggatatgcgtaatcgctatcctttt